ATTAGTGGCCAGGACCACTTTCCGAGAACCCTCAGGGGTTGTCTCAAAGATCTTTGCTTGAAGTTCAGTAGGCAGATTTGCATAAATAGGGCATATATTTAGCTCTGGAATCTTTGTGCCTAAACCCCTTGTTTTGTGTTTCAGGATCTCATCAACAGTTTCAATTTCTTCCTGTCCTGTAAGGAACACTAGGATATCACCAGGGGGTTGTGTCACATGTATCTGTAAAATAGTGACAATGGCAGCATCAATGTAATCTGCTTCTGGAGCTTTTGTATAATGTACTTCAACAGGGTATCGCCTCCCAGGGTATCGCCTCCCAGGAATCTTGAAAATAGGAGCTGAATCAAAGTAGTCGCTAAATTTTTCTGCGTCAAGGGTTGCACTTGAAATGAGCAACTTCAGGTCTGGACGAAACCTAGCAATGTCCTGCAGGAAGAGTATTACGTATATGAGGAATTGAGTGCGTGTCTACAAGTCTGGTGAAGAGCATACCAAAATGATACAAGCCAGCTGACCTTAACCAAACCAAACAAGATATCAGTAGACAGCGTGCGCTCATGAGCCTCATCAACCATGACAACACTGAACCAAAAATAAACAGATATAAGCGGTGCGTTCAGGGGGATTGGATCTTTTGCCCCACTTTACATGGGGTTTGATAATGTGCCCCATCATTGTCTCAATGGCAAGTGGCCCCGGCCCCACCCGGCAGCCTCTAGGGGGGGCAAAAGATCCAATTTCTCAGTGCGTTCAATAGTATACTACAACTCATTCAAGGAAAATGATTTGCCAACAATTACCTATAGCCAGCCAAATCTGGTTCTCCAAGAAACTCCCTCAAAAGCATTCCATCAGTCATGTATTTAATCATTGTTTTCTCTGAGGTACAATCCTCAAACCTTATGGAGTAACCAACCTGTAGGGTCGCACTAAACATGGTTATAATCATACAATTTCATATAATGTTATGGAAGATCACATAAGCACATTCCAGAATTTGATATTATTATAAAGTTATTGTTATGAAAAGAACTAACCTCGTGTCCCAATTTAACACCCA
This genomic stretch from Triticum aestivum cultivar Chinese Spring unplaced genomic scaffold, IWGSC CS RefSeq v2.1 scaffold77899, whole genome shotgun sequence harbors:
- the LOC123178314 gene encoding pre-mRNA-splicing factor ATP-dependent RNA helicase DEAH1-like, translating into MSVAARVSQEMGVKLGHEVGYSIRFEDCTSEKTMIKYMTDGMLLREFLGEPDLAGYSVVMVDEAHERTLSTDILFGLVKDIARFRPDLKLLISSATLDAEKFSDYFDSAPIFKIPGRRYPGRRYPVEVHYTKAPEADYIDAAIVTILQIHVTQPPGDILVFLTGQEEIETVDEILKHKTRGLGTKIPELNICPIYANLPTELQAKIFETTPEGSRKVVLATNIAETSLTIDGIKYVIDPGFCKIKSYNPRTGMESLLINPISKASANQRAGRSGRTGPGK